ACCCGGGACATCACCGAACGCAAGGAGCGCGAACGGGAGCTGAAACTCCGAGATCGGGCGATTTCGGAAGCACCCATCGGCATCACGATCGCCGACCGGACGCGACCGAACACGCCCGTCGTCTACGCGAACGATGGGTTCCGGGAACTCACCGGCTACGACGGGACGGCGATCGAGGGCCGACCGCTGACCCACCTCGTGAGCGAGGAGACCGACCGGGCGAAGCGGGCCGAACTCGAGGCCGCGATCGACGGCGAGGACGACGCCACGGTCGAACTCCTGCTCGCCCGACGGGACGAGACGCCGTTCTGGGGCCGGGTCAGCGTCGCACCGGTCAAAGACGAGGACGGCGACGTGACACACACCGTCGGGTTCCTGCAGGACATCACCGAACCCAAAGAGTACGAGCAGTGGATCGAGCGGCGGTTCGACGAGTTCAGCGAGGTCCTCGCCGAGGACCTCCGGGACCCGCTCCGGGAGGCACAGGCCCAGCTATCGACCGCCCGTGACGCCGGCGACGAGCAGGCCCTAGACGCCGCCGAAGACTGGCTCGACCGTGCCGAGGACCTCCTCGACGACCTGACGACGGTCCACTCCTTCTCGGTCAAGTCACGCGACGTCTCCGAGGCAGCGCGGCGGGGCTCCCGCGGCAGCGAGTGACGACCCCGGCCGCCACATTCCGATGTTATCACCCGTGATAGCGGCGAGCGAACGTATTTGTAGATCCACAACCAGAGACTAGTTGATATCAGTTTAATCGCTGTACGGAACCATGAGGGAGACACAACCTGTCGTTCTCGTCGTCGAGAACAACGCGACTCGGGCGGAGCTCTACGAGCTGTGGCTCGCGGAGTGTACGGTCCGTATCGCGGTGACGAAGCGGCAGGTCGCCGAGACGTTCGACGACGACGTGGACGTCGTCGTTCTGGCCGAGGAGTTCGGGGACGGTGCAGCCGCGAACGTACTGGAGCTGGTCCGGGCCCGAGGCGGGTACTGTGAGGTCGTGACGACGACGGCCGACCGGAACAGATCGTTCCCGGAGCTCGACGTCGACCATCACCTCGCGAAACCCGTCTTCGAGGACGAACTCCGGTCGCTGGTCGACCGCCTCGCGCGCCGGACACGGTTCCGGGAGACGGTGATCGAGTACTACAGACGGACGACACAGCTCGCCTCGGCCGAGGTCGGCGCGACGGCCGGCGAGAGCGACCTGCCGGACCGGGAGTCGCTCGAACGACGGGTTCGAAGGCTCAAAGAAAGGTTCGAGCGGCTCCGGGGAGCGATGGACGTCGACGACATCCACGCCGTCCTCGACACGATCCGCCAGACCCGGGGGCCGAGCCGAGAGCCCGACGGCGAGAGCAAGTACGCACCCAACAAGTGCGTCAACTGCGGCAACGAGTGGGGCATCGGTCCGGGCGATAACCCTGCACGCGGGTACAGGCGTCTCGGGTCGTACGTCTGGCGCTGTACCGACTGTGGTCACGTCCAGATGCAGACCGACCCCAGCCACCAGCGCCTCGCTCCGTACCACTGACACCTCACCGTTCGGGGCGGGGGAAGCTACTTTAGCCGGTCGACTATATACCGGAGCATGACATCCGAATCGCTCGCCGATCTGGACGAAGTGGTCCACGAACCGAGTCAGGAGTTCGTCGAGTCCACCAACGTGTGGGAGTTCATGCAGACCCACGGGATCGACGACTACGAGGCACTGATCGAGCGGACCACGACCGACATCGAGGGTGAACCCGACTCCGGCGTCGACTGGTTCTGGGACGAACTCGTCGACTACCTCGACATCGAGTTCTACGAGGACTACGACACGGTTCGCGATGATACGGATGGCCCGCAGTTCACCGACTGGTACCCCGGCGGCGAACTCAACCTCGCCCACAACGTCGTCGACCGCCACGCCGCCGCCGACAACGAGCGCCGGAACAAGGTCGCGACCATCTGGGAGGGCGAAGACGGCGAGGTCCGGGAGGTCACCTACCACGAACTCCACCGGCAGGCCAATCAGGTGGCCAACGCCCTCGAAGAACGGGATATCGGGACCGGCGACACCGTGGGCCTCTACATGCCGATGGTCCCCGAGGTCGTCTCGATCCTCTACGGCTGTTTCAAGGCCGGCGCGATCGCCGTCCCCATCTTCTCCGGGTTCGGCGTCGACGCCACCGCCACCCGCCTCGAGGACCCCGAGTGCTCGGTTCTCTTCACCGGCGACGGCTTCCTCCGCCGGGGCGACCCGGTGACGCTCAAGGAGACCGCCGACGAGGCCATCGAGCAGGCCGACACAGAGGTAGAGTCGGTGATCGTCTACGACCGACTGGGAGCAGACATACCGATCACCGACGGCCGCGACGAGTGGTGGGCCGACGCCGTCGCCACCCAGTCCGACGAGTACGACACCAAGTCCCTTCCGAGCGACCAGGAGTCGATGCTGCTGTACTCCTCGGGGACCACCGGCAAGCCCAAAGGGATCGTCCACACCCACGCCGGCGTCCAGACCCAGTGTGCCAAGGAACTGTACTTCGGGTTCGACCTGCAGCCCTCGGATCGGTTCTTCTGGGTTTCGGATATCGGCTGGATGATGGGGCCGTGGACGCTGATCGGCAACCACACCTTCGGCGGAACGATCTTCATGTACGAGGGTGCACCGGACCACCCCGAACCCGACCGGTTCTGGGAGATGATCGACCGCCACTCCCTCACCCAGTTCGGTATCTCCCCGACTGCGATCCGGGCGCTCCGCAAGCAAGGCGACGAGTGGGTCGAGGGTCACGACCTCTCCTCGCTTCGACTCCTGGGGTCGACGGGCGAACCGTGGGATCCCGAGTCCTGGCTGTGGTTCCACGAGAACGTCGGCGGCGGCGACACGCCCATCATCAACATCAGCGGCGGCACCGAGATCTGTGGCTGTTTCCTGATGCCCCTGCCGATCAACGACCTCAAACCCTGCACCCTCGGCGGGCCGGGACTGGGTATGGACATCGACATCGTCGACGCCACCGGCGAGTCGATCAAGGAGGACCACGAGCGGGGCTATCTGGTCGCGCGTGACTCCTGTCCCTCGATGACGAAATCCCTCTGGAGCGGCGACGAGCGCTACCTGAACGAGTACTGGTCGCGGTGGGACGACCTCTGGAACCACGGCGACTGGGCCCAGAAGGACGAGGACGGTTTCTGGTTCCTCCACGGCCGGGCCGACGACACCCTCAACGTCGCCGGCCGCAAAGTGGGGCCGGCCGAGGTCGAGGGCGCATCGATGGACCACGAGGCCGTCAATCAGGCCGCCGCCATCGGTGCCGACGACGACACCACCGGTACCGCCGTCGTCCTCTACGTCATCGTCGAGGACGGGATCGAGGAGACGGACGCCCTCCGCGAGGAGATCCGCACACAGGTGGGCGAGGAACTGGGCAAACCGTTCCGCCCCCGCGAGGTCCTGTTCGTCGAGGAGTTCCCCAAGACCCAGTCGGGCAAGATCATCCGCCGGGCCGTCCAGGCCACCTACGAGGACGAGGATCTGGGAGATCTCTCCTCGATCGAGAACCCCGACGCACTGGACGCCATCGAGGACGCCCGCTAGGTGATCGGCCCGTCAGAGCACCACGTCGTCTGGGTCGAGCGTCGGCGCGTCCCCCTCAGCACCGACCACGAGCGTCGGCTCGGGTCCGGTCTCTGCCAGCAGGATCGACGCGCCGACCTGCAAGGGCGCGAGCACGCCCGCGACGAGCGTTCCGGGTCGGGTGAGCGACGCACGGACCGCGACGGCGTCTCCGTCGGCCAGGTCCCGCTCGTCGACGACCCGTTCGGCGGCAGCGAGCAGGGCCTCGTGAGTGTAGGTTTCGTCGGCCGTCGACAGCGCCGACTGGTCCGGCCTCACCCTGTCCGGCGGCATCGTCGGGTTCTCGCTCCAGATGTCCCGCTCGAAGTGGATCACGTCCGGATCGGACGGTTCGTCCCCATAGCCCACGCGCTTGGTTCCCGGGTCGACCGTCAGCGATTCGACCGCCGCGACTGGACCGACGACGATCCGAGCGTCGGCTTCCGGCGGCAGGCCGAACCGTACGGGCGCACCCAGAAGCGCTGCACCGAAGAACGCGAGCAGCGACTGTGGCGTCGGGTCGGCCGCGACGCCGACGCCCCGGCCCGGACCCACGCCGTGGTAGCGGAACAGACTCGCCGCCTTCCAGGCGTCGGTACAGAACTTGTGTGCGGTGTAGGGCTGGGCCCCGTCGCCGTACACCAGCGGCTCTTTCACCCGACGCTCGCGCGCGACGAGATCGCCGATAACGTCCATACCGATCGTTACCGCCGGGCCCGCTTAAGTCGTCTGTCACGGTTCGGCCGTTCGGAGCCACTCTCGAACGAATCACCCGGACCGAAAAGCGGCGCGAGGCCACCAGGGGGGAAGGGGTGGATACGAGTACGTTACCGGTACCGACCCCGCGCCGATTTCACGTCCGTACTTGATAATAATAAATCTAATCGTACCAGAACTATCGGTCGATTGACTCCAGAAGGCCGGCTGTAGACTGGCGGCTCAGAAGCTGTTTTTCAGTCGCTCGAAAAAGCCCTGTTCGACGTCGACTTCCTCGCCGCCGGCTTCGGCGAACGCCTCCAGCGCCTCGCGTTGCTCGTCGTTCAGGCTGTCGGGCGTGACGACCCGGACCCGCACGAACATGTCGCCGTTCCCGCGGCCCCGGAGTTGGGGCATCCCCTTGCCGTCGAGTCTGAAGACTTCGCCGCTCTGGGTGTGTTTCGGCACGTCGAGTTCGACGGCCCCGTCGAGCGTCGACACCTCCACCGTGTCGCCGAACACCGCCTGCGGGAAGGAGATCGCGTACTCGTGATAGAGGTCGTCGCCCTCCCGGTCGAACTCGGGATGGTCCTCGATCGACACCTCGATCAGCAGGTCACCGCTTGGCCCACCGCCCTCGGCTGGCGCGCCCTCGCCCTCCATCCGGAGGGTCTGGCCGTCCCGGATCCCGGCGGGCACGTCCACGGAGAGGGTCACCTCGTTGCGGACCTGTCCCTTCCCGCGGCAGGTATCACAGGTCTCGCTGTAGAGCGTGCCCTCGCCCCCACAGCGCTGACAGGTCGTCGTCTGCTGGACCCGGCCCATCGGCGTCTGCTGAACGCGCGTCACCTGTCCGCGACCCTCACACTCCGGACAGGTGCGGGAGTCGCTGTCCGGCGGATGTCCGTCGCCGTGACAGTCGGGACAGTTCTCGGGTCGCGTGATGACGAGTTGTTTCTCGACGCCGCTCGCGGCTTCTTCGAGCGTGATCGAGAGGTCGGTCCGGAGATCCGTGCCCTGTCGAGCACCGCCGCGACCGCCCCCGCCGCCGAAGAACTGCTCGAAGATGTCGCCCATATCGCCGAATGGACCGCCCTGTCCGAAGGGGTCGCCACCCGCGCCGCGCTGGCCGCGGGCACCGCCACCACCGCTGAACCCACCCTGTTTCTGGGCCTGCTCGAACCGCTCGTGGCCCATGCGGTCGTAGGCCTGCCGTTTCTCCTCGTCCGTGAGGACCTCCTTGGCCGTCTTGGCTTTCTTGAACTTCTCTTCGGCGTTCGGATCGTCGCTCACGTCAGGATGGTACTCCCGTGCTTTCTCCCGGTAGGCCTGCTTGATCTCGTCCTCGCTGGCGTCTCGCGACACCCCGAGTACGTCGTAGAAATCCTCGCTCATTCGTTGTCCCACCCTATTCGATTGAGATACTTGAAAAGAACGGGTCCGTCAACGCGGCAGCCAGTCCGCCCTACGACCGCAGGTCCGCGTCGAGAACCATCACGACCGCAGCGAACAACACCCCGACCGCCACGATCGACGGCGATACCGCACCGAACACCGGCGTCTCCCGGACCACCTTCTGCACCGGAACCCCGAGCCACGCCACCGCCAACACGAAGACGATTCCCCCACCGACAACCGCGACCCCACCGCAGTACACCAGCCACTTTGTGGTCGCTACAACCCCCACCAGCATCTCCCGACCGTCCATCGTTTCGAGTTCAGTTTCTGACAACCAAAAGTATTATCCTGAATATATGTATGCCTTTATAGTCAGCCACAGCGCGACACGTTCCGCTCGACTTCCGAGCCGACGAAGACTCGTCATTTCAGTCCTCGTCCACCTCGAAAAACTCCCTCCGGTCGTTTTTCGAGACACCGATAGACTCACTTCGTTCGTCTATCGAGCCGACGAAAGCGACTCCTCGTGTTACTCGTCGTCGCTTTCGTCGACGTCCTCGAAGTCCGCATCGACGTACTCCTCGTCGCCGCCGTCCGCACCCGGACCAGCACCGCCCGGGCCGGGACCGGCTCCCGCACCGGGACCAGCACCCGCAGCGCCTGCGCCGCCGGGACCAGCACCGCCGGCAGCCTGCTGGGCCTGCTCCTGGTACATCTGCTTGCCGATCTCCTGCAGTTCCTCCGAGAGACTCTCGGTCGCCGATTCGAGGGCGTCCGACGCCGTCTCCAGTTCCTCACTGTCGACGTTTTCGTACTCGTCGAGGGCCTCCTGCACGCGGTCGATCTCGGCCTCGATATCGCTCTCGAGCTCCTCGTCGATCTCCTCTTCGTTCTCGTCGAGTAGCTTCTCCGCGCGCTGGATGGCCGACTCGGCCTCGTTACGTGCCTCCACGAAGTCGCGGCGCTTCTGGTCTTCCTCGGCGTGTTCCTCGGCTTCCTCCTGCATCTCCTCGATCTGCTCGTCGCTGAGGCCCGCGCCGCCCTCGATGGTGATCGACTCGGCGTTGCCCGATCCCTTGTCCTCGGCCTCGACGTTGACGATACCGTTCTCGTCGATGTTGAAGCCGACCTCGATCTGGGGCGTTCCAGCCGGAGCCGGGGGGATGCCTGTCAGCTGGAACTCACCCAGCAACTCGTTCTCCTCGGCCATCTCGCGTTCGCCCTGGAACACCCGGACCTGCACGGAGGTCTGGTTGTCCGCGGCCGTGGTGAAGATCTTCGACTCCTCCGTGGGAATCGTTGTGTTCTTCTCGATCAGGCGCTCGAACAGGCCGCCCTTGACCTCGATCCCGAGCGAGAGGGGCGTCACGTCCAGCAGGACGATGTCGTCCACGTCGCCGGAGAGGACACCACCCTGAATGGCCGCACCCAGCGCGACGGCCTCGTCCGGGTTGACGTTCTTCTTGGGCTCCTGGCCGGTCAGTTCCTCGACCTTGTCCTGGATCATCGGCATCCGGGTCGAGCCACCCACGAGCAGGACCTCGTCGATGTCGCCCTTGGCGTAGCCGGCGTCCTCGAGGGCCTGCTCGGTCGGGCCGACCGTTCGCTCCACGAGGTCCTCGGTCAGGGACTCGAACTTGGCGCGGGTGATCTTCTGTTCGAGGTCCTTCGGGCCGTCGTCGTCGGCCGCGATGAAGGGCAGGTTGACCGTGGTCTCTTTGCGGTTCGACAGTTCGATCTTCGCCTCCTCGGCGGCCTCGGTCAGCCGCTGGAGGGCCTGCCGGTCGTCACGGAGGTCGATCCCGTGTTCGGACTCGAACTCGTCGGCGAGGTAGTCGATGATGGCCTCGTCCCAGTCGTCCCCACCGAGGTCGTTGTCACCGTTGGTGGCGACGACCTCGTAGACGCCGCCGCCGAGATCCAGAATAGAGACGTCGAAGGTACCGCCACCGAGGTCGTACACCAGTACCGTCTGGTCGGACTCGTCGTCGAGGCCGTAGGCCATCGACGCGGCGGTCGGTTCGTTGATGATGCGTTCGACCTCGAAGCCGGCGATCTCGCCGGCGTCCTTCGTGGCCTGGCGCTGGCGGTCGCTGAAGTACGCGGGGACCGTGATGACGGCTTTCTCGATCTCGTCACCGAGATACTCTTCCGCGTCGCGTTTGATCTTCTGGAGGGTCATCGCCGAGACCTGTTCGGGGGTGTACTCCTCCCCGTTCATCTCGACGGTGTAGTCGTCCTCGCCCATGTGGCGCTTGATGGACTGGATCGTGTTCTCGGGGTTCTGGACGGCCTGGTTCTTGGCCGGCTTCCCGACGAGTTGCTCGCCGTCCTCGGTGAAGGCGACGATCGACGGTGTCGTCCGCTCGCCTTCGCTGTTGACGATGATCTCCGGGTCGTCCCCCTCCATCACCGCGAAAGCGCTGTTGGTGGTACCGAGGTCGATACCGAGAATCTTGTTGCTCGCCATTGTTGTCCCCACCTACCGGTCTGAATCGGTTAAAAGTTGCTAGATTAGAGAGAGTCGAACCCGACCGCTCCCAACTGCTTCCGGCGTTTTAGTCCACGACGCCGGACAGTGACCGGGAGTTATATTACGTACCGCATTCAGCGCGGAGCGGGACGACCCCCGCTCCGCTATCGGCGTCACTCTTCGCTGACGGTGATCTGTGCCGCCCGGATCACCTTCTCGGCCATCTCGTAGCCGGGACGGTGGACCTCCGCGATGGTACCGGCTGGCTGATCGGACTCGACACGGAGCAGAACCTCGTGGCGCTGAGGATCGACCTCCTCGCCCGGTTCTGGGTCGATCTCCTCGACGTTCTCCTGTCGCAGTTCCTCGTCGAACTGGCGCAGCGTGGCCTCGATGCCGTCCCGGATGTCGGCGTCCTCGTCCTGTTCGAGCGCTCGTTTCAGATTGTCTCGCACGTCGAGCAGGCGCTCGACCAGGTCCTCGGTGGCCCGCTGTTTCTCCTCCTCGCGGCGCTTTTTCATCCGCTTCTTGTAGTTCTGGAAGTCCGCTTTCGTCCGGGCGAGTTTCGACTCCAGTTCGTCGGCTTCTTCCTCGCGTTCCTGTACCTCCGATTCCAGTGAGTCGACGCGCATCCGGAGCGACGCGATCTCGTTGGCCAACTGTTCGTCGTCTGTGGACTCGACGCGGTCGAGCAGGTCGTCGCCGGCCTCGAACTCCGCGGTACCGTCGCTCTCGTCGTCGTCCTCGGCCACGTCGTCGAGCGTCTCCCACTCGTCGGCCGTGGTCTCGTCGGCGGACACCTCGTCGGGGGTTGCGTCCGCCGCGTCCTCGGGTGCCGACTCGTCGGCGTCGTCCGTGTCGGAGGCGTCCTGCTCGCTCATGTCCGGACAGTGCCCACCGACGGGTAAAAGGGTTCAGAAATCCGTCCCGGCAACCGGACGCCACGGTTCACGGCCGGACTGCGAACGCGTCCGGATTGTACCGCAACGCGTCCTCGACGGCCCGCCAGTCGCCCCGATCACTGAGGGCGTACCGGGCGAGCGCCGGGTTGCGGATCAGTTCGAGTTCGGCCAGCCGCAACCTGTCGGGCGCGTACAGATCCGCCCAGTCGAGCCGTCGCATCCGTTCCTCCCGGTCGCTCTCGGCCTCGAACGTGAGCCGTCCGCCGTCGACCTCGATGGTCCCGAACTGGTACCGCGTCCACGCGAGATACTCGTCGAACGGCACCGTCTCGGTCGGCTCGCCCTCACGCCGGTACTGGGCGCGAAACCGCTGGTGTGGCTCGTCGCCTCCCCAGAGGTGTCCGCGCGCGAGGAGTTTGACCCGCCCGTCGGTCTCGACCGCGAGGTGGTAGTCGATCCGTACCCGGTCGTACTCCCGCGTCCGGAACGCCTCGGTCACCGACGGCCCCTGCAACAGCAGTTTGTCGGTCCGCTCGAACGGGCGGGGCGTGTCCAGCGCCCGCTCGTAGACCGACGTACACGACCGCTCCGCCGTCGCGTCCCCGGCCCACGTCTCGGGGTCCGTCTCGTGCGGGTCGACCCAGGGCATACCCGTGGCTACGAGTCGGCAACATTTGTCGATTTCGGCGCATGTGGTCGACCACGGCGATCTCGGTCGGCAGACGGTGGGTTCTTTCGGACCCCCGACGTAGCCGCGGCCGTGCTGCGGTTGACCTTCGAGGACGGGACCGTTCGACTGGCCGGCGACGTACCGACGGGGCTGCCCGGCGTCGAACGCGACCCGCGCTCACAGACCGGGCGCGCACCGGCGGTCCGGTACCACGAACTCCGGCGGGCGCTCGACGACCGCGGCGTCGAGTACGAGGACCGCGTGCTCGACCGCCAGTCCCTCGATCTGTCCGCCACCTACGAACTCCGCGAGTACCAGCGGGACGCCCTCGACGCCTGGCTGGACACGGACGACGCGGTGAGCGAGGGAGCAGACGGTGGCGGCGACCGCCCCCCGGCACCGCGGGGCGTCCTCGAACTCCCGACGGGGAGCGGGAAGACCGTCATCGGCATCGAGGCCATCGAGACCCTGGGCGTGCCGACGCTCGTGGTGGTCCCGACCATCGACCTGCTGGAGCAGTGGCGCGAGGAACTGAAGCGGGAGTTCGACGTACCGGTCGGGCAGTTCGGCGGCGGCGAACAGCGGGGCGAGACACTGACGGTGGCAACCTACGACTCGGCGTACCTCCGGGCCGACGACGTTGGCGACCGATTCGGCCTGCTCGTCTTCGACGAGGTGCACCACCTCGGGGGCGAGGGGTATCGCGACATCGGTCGGCTGTTCGCCGCGCCCGCCCGCCTCGGTCTGACCGCGACTTTCGAGCGCCCCGACGGCGCACACGAGGTGATCGAAGACCTCGTCGGCCCGGTCGTCTACCGCCTCGACGCCGACGACCTCGCGGGCGACCACCTCGCGGAGTACGACCTGAAACGGATCGAAGTGGCGCTCACCTCCGAAGAGCGCGAGGCCTACGAGCGCGAGCAGGGAACCTTCACCGACTACCTCGCCCAGTCGAACATCCAGCTGCGGAGCGGGAGCGACTACCAGGAACTCGTCAAGCGGTCGGGAACCGACCCACGAGCCCGGGAGGCGCTACTGGCCAAACAGCGTGCCCGCGAGATCATGATGAACGCCGACCGCAAAGTCGAGGAACTGGCGGGCATCCTCGACCGCCACCGCGAGGATCGGGTGATCGTCTTCACCGCCCACACCGACCTCGTCTATCGCCTCTCCGAGCGATTCCTCGTTCCGGCTATCACGGGAGAGACGGCCGCCGACGAACGCCGGGAGATCCTCTCACGGTTCCGGGAGGGGACGTACTCGACGGTCGTGACGGCGAACGTCCTCAACGAGGGGATCGACGTACCCGACGCCAACGTCGCGGTCGTCCTCTCGGGGAGCGGGAGCGAACGGGAGTTCACCCAGCGACTCGGGCGGATCCTCCGGCCGAAGGAGAGCGAGGCCGGCGGCGACGGGGACGGTGACGACGGGGACGGAGACAGAGCGGGACCAGGACGCGCGCTCCTATACGAAATCGTCAGCGAGGAGACGGCGGAGGAACGGGTCGCCCGGCGGCGGCGTTAGTCCTCGATCGGCCGTTCTTCGAGGTCGAAGTCCAGGTTCGAGCCCTCCCAGAACTCGTCGTATGGCACGTCGAGGGTAATCTCGGTCGTCGCGGTTTCGTTCGCGCCGAGGACGAGATCGGTCGATCCCGCGACGGACCGGTTGCCGATCTGCCGGGAGACTGACACCCGGACGCCCCGTTGCCGGTCGGCCTTGTTCCACACCTGCATGTCGACGACAGTGGTGTTGTCACCGGCCCGTGTGTCCCAGGATGGGACCGAAAATCGGTTCGGCTCCGGCGTCTCGACCGACTGGCCGTCGCCGGCGTCCAGATCGCCGGCAGGGGACTGGGGCGTGGGCCGCGGAGTGTTCATACAGCCCGCGGTGAGGGCGGCGACCACCACGAGCGCACACAGGACATGTCGGCGATTCATAGAGGTCGGTCGACAGCGGCGGGGCATGAATCTTCTCTCTCGGACTCCCCGGGTTTTTGTCGCTGTGTTGCCTCCGACAAGCCGTGCTGACCAAGGACCTGCTCCGGGTGTCCCGGGCCGGCGGCGGCTACCAGCCCCGCTTCGCCGACGCCGACGACGAAGCGCTGTCGGCCCGCGTGATCGGCGTCTTTCAGGGCCACCTCGACCAGTCCCGCACGACTCTGGAGGACGCGCTCACCGACCTCGAACGCGAGGCCGACGACTTCAAACTGGTTCGGGGCTTCACGAAACTCCTCGAACGCGAGGCCACGTTCGAGACACGTGCGCCGGTCGACCCCGAGCGTGCCCGCAAAACCGCCTTCGAGGCTGCCACAGCGGTCGGTGTGGTTACCAGCGAGGAGCGCCAGCAGGCCCTCGCGACCGCGGCCGACCGCCTGGACTGTACCCCCGAGGAGGTCGAGACCTCGCTGTACGCAGACCGCGAGTGCGAGCAGGTCCTCGCCGATCTGCAGGCTCGCTGGGACCCCGCCGACCTCGTGACCCAGTACAACCTCTCGCTGGCCCAGACCGCGCTCTTCGACGCCACCGAGGTCCGGGTTCGATCGTCGGATCCCAAAACCGTCGTCTCGGCGGTCAAGCGACTCCGCCTGATGTACGAGATCAGGCGGACCGACGAGGGCCGGGAGGTGGTCGTGACGGGACCGGACGCCCTCTTCCGTGCGACTCGTCGCTACGGCACGCGCTTCGCCCGCCTGCTCCGGACGGTCGCCGGCACCGCCGAGTGGACCGTCTCCGCGACCGTCGACGACCGCGGGACCGACCGCGAGATGGTCCTGACCGACGCGGACGTGTCGGTGCCGGACGCCGAACCCGTGACCGAAATGACATTCGATAGCGGCGTCGAGGCCGATTTCGCCACCCGGTTCCAGTCGCTGGATCTGGACTGGGATCTCGTCCGGGAACCCGAACCGCTCGCGGCGGGTGCCCACGTCGTCATCCCCGATTTCGCCTTCGAGTACAAACACGCCGACTTCCGCGTGTTCTTCGAGATTATGGGGTTCTGGACGCCCGAGTACGTCGAGAAGAAACTCGACCGCCTGGCCGACCTCGAATCCGTCGAGTTGCTCGTCGCCGTCGACGAGAGCCTGGGGGTGGGCGAGGAGATCGAGGCCCGTGACCACCGCGCGATACCCTACTCCGGAACGGTCCGGATCAAGGACGTTCGGGACGCGCTCCGGCGCTACGAAGACGAACTCGCCGCCGACGCTGCCGCCGACCTCCCCGACGAACTCACACCCGACGAGGACGCGATCACCCTCGCCGAACTGGCCGACCGCCACGGCGTCAGCGAATCTGCCCTCGAAGGCAAGATTTTTTCAGAGCACGAGCGGGTGGGACGGACGCTGGTGCGGCCCGCGGTGCTGGAGACGCTTGAGAAAGAGATCGAGGAGGGAATGGCGCTGTCGGAAGCCGAGGGGATTCTGGAAGAGTGCGGTATCGACGACGCCAGTGCGGTCCTCTCGCGGCTGGGATATCGCGTAGAGTGGGAAGGGCTCGGCGGCGGCACCGTGAGAGAGAAGTAACGAAGCGGTTTTGCCCCGCTCGGCGAATGGGGCGGTATGCAGGACCTCACGGCGCACCACGTCGGACTCACGGTGTCGGATCTTGACCGGGCGGTCGCGTTCTACCGGGACACGCTCGGCCTCGAACTGCTGTCGCGGTTCTCGGTCGGTGGCGACGAGTTCGCGAGCGGCGTCGGCATTCCCGGAGCGTCCGCCGAC
This Halorientalis sp. IM1011 DNA region includes the following protein-coding sequences:
- a CDS encoding DEAD/DEAH box helicase family protein, with the protein product MLRLTFEDGTVRLAGDVPTGLPGVERDPRSQTGRAPAVRYHELRRALDDRGVEYEDRVLDRQSLDLSATYELREYQRDALDAWLDTDDAVSEGADGGGDRPPAPRGVLELPTGSGKTVIGIEAIETLGVPTLVVVPTIDLLEQWREELKREFDVPVGQFGGGEQRGETLTVATYDSAYLRADDVGDRFGLLVFDEVHHLGGEGYRDIGRLFAAPARLGLTATFERPDGAHEVIEDLVGPVVYRLDADDLAGDHLAEYDLKRIEVALTSEEREAYEREQGTFTDYLAQSNIQLRSGSDYQELVKRSGTDPRAREALLAKQRAREIMMNADRKVEELAGILDRHREDRVIVFTAHTDLVYRLSERFLVPAITGETAADERREILSRFREGTYSTVVTANVLNEGIDVPDANVAVVLSGSGSEREFTQRLGRILRPKESEAGGDGDGDDGDGDRAGPGRALLYEIVSEETAEERVARRRR
- a CDS encoding DUF790 family protein translates to MLTKDLLRVSRAGGGYQPRFADADDEALSARVIGVFQGHLDQSRTTLEDALTDLEREADDFKLVRGFTKLLEREATFETRAPVDPERARKTAFEAATAVGVVTSEERQQALATAADRLDCTPEEVETSLYADRECEQVLADLQARWDPADLVTQYNLSLAQTALFDATEVRVRSSDPKTVVSAVKRLRLMYEIRRTDEGREVVVTGPDALFRATRRYGTRFARLLRTVAGTAEWTVSATVDDRGTDREMVLTDADVSVPDAEPVTEMTFDSGVEADFATRFQSLDLDWDLVREPEPLAAGAHVVIPDFAFEYKHADFRVFFEIMGFWTPEYVEKKLDRLADLESVELLVAVDESLGVGEEIEARDHRAIPYSGTVRIKDVRDALRRYEDELAADAAADLPDELTPDEDAITLAELADRHGVSESALEGKIFSEHERVGRTLVRPAVLETLEKEIEEGMALSEAEGILEECGIDDASAVLSRLGYRVEWEGLGGGTVREK